A single window of Streptomyces xanthii DNA harbors:
- a CDS encoding NuoB/complex I 20 kDa subunit family protein produces MGLEEKLPSGFLLTTVEQAAGWVRKSSVFPATFGLACCAIEMMTTGAGRYDLARFGMEVFRGSPRQADLMIVAGRVSQKMAPVLRQVYDQMPNPKWVISMGVCASSGGMFNNYAIVQGVDHVVPVDIYLPGCPPRPEMLMDAILKLHQKIQTSKLGVNAEEAAREAEEAALKALPTIEMKGLLR; encoded by the coding sequence ATGGGACTCGAAGAAAAGCTGCCGAGCGGATTCCTTCTGACCACCGTCGAGCAGGCCGCGGGATGGGTGCGCAAGTCGTCCGTCTTCCCCGCCACGTTCGGGCTCGCCTGCTGCGCCATCGAGATGATGACGACCGGCGCGGGCCGCTACGACCTGGCGCGGTTCGGCATGGAGGTGTTCCGCGGATCGCCCCGCCAGGCGGACCTGATGATCGTCGCCGGACGCGTGAGCCAGAAGATGGCCCCCGTCCTGCGCCAGGTCTACGACCAGATGCCCAACCCCAAGTGGGTCATCTCCATGGGTGTCTGCGCCTCGTCCGGCGGGATGTTCAACAACTACGCGATCGTGCAGGGCGTCGACCACGTCGTGCCGGTGGACATCTACCTGCCCGGCTGCCCGCCGCGGCCCGAGATGCTGATGGACGCGATCCTCAAGCTCCATCAGAAGATCCAGACCTCCAAGCTCGGCGTGAACGCCGAGGAGGCGGCCCGCGAGGCGGAGGAAGCGGCGCTCAAGGCGCTCCCGACGATCGAGATGAAGGGGCTGCTGCGGTGA
- a CDS encoding NADH-quinone oxidoreductase subunit C has protein sequence MSGENNGVNPEKDLSASNLPGQRGDQGEEIRVQRGMFGANNGGDTSGYGGLVRSIRLPGEAVRPYGGWFDEVADELEGALEEQGLVPENAIDKTVVDRDELTFHIEREHLVRVAQTLRDDPALRFELCTGVSGVHYPGDKGRELHCVYHLRSLTHGRLIRLEVSLPDTDPHVPSLVSVYPTNDWHERETYDFFGIVFDGHPALTRIMMPDDWQGFPQRKDYPLGGIPVEYKGAQIPAPDQRRSYS, from the coding sequence GTGAGCGGCGAGAACAACGGGGTGAACCCCGAGAAGGACCTCAGCGCCTCCAACCTCCCGGGGCAGCGAGGCGACCAGGGCGAGGAGATCCGCGTCCAGCGCGGCATGTTCGGCGCCAACAACGGTGGTGATACGTCGGGTTACGGCGGACTTGTCCGCTCGATCCGGCTGCCCGGCGAGGCCGTCCGCCCCTACGGCGGCTGGTTCGACGAGGTGGCCGACGAGCTGGAGGGCGCCCTGGAGGAACAGGGCCTCGTCCCCGAGAACGCCATCGACAAGACGGTCGTCGACCGCGACGAGCTCACCTTCCACATCGAGCGCGAGCACCTGGTGCGGGTCGCCCAGACCCTGCGCGACGACCCGGCGCTCCGCTTCGAGCTGTGCACCGGCGTCTCCGGCGTGCACTACCCCGGCGACAAGGGCCGCGAGCTGCACTGCGTGTACCACCTGCGCTCGCTCACCCACGGCCGGCTGATCCGCCTCGAGGTCTCGCTGCCGGACACGGACCCGCACGTCCCGTCCCTGGTCTCCGTGTATCCCACGAACGACTGGCACGAGCGCGAGACGTACGACTTCTTCGGCATCGTCTTCGACGGCCACCCCGCGCTGACGCGGATCATGATGCCGGACGACTGGCAGGGCTTCCCGCAGCGCAAGGACTACCCGCTCGGCGGCATCCCCGTCGAGTACAAGGGCGCCCAGATCCCGGCTCCGGACCAGCGGAGGTCGTACAGCTGA
- a CDS encoding NADH-quinone oxidoreductase subunit A has protein sequence MNAYAPILVLGALGAGFAIFSVVMATLIGPKRYNRAKLEAYECGIEPTPTPAGGGRFPIKYYLTAMLFIVFDIEIVFLYPWAVSFDALGLFGLVEMLLFVLTVFVAYAYVWRRGGLEWD, from the coding sequence GTGAACGCGTATGCGCCCATCCTCGTACTGGGAGCCCTCGGGGCAGGCTTTGCGATCTTCTCCGTGGTCATGGCCACGCTTATCGGTCCAAAGCGGTACAACCGGGCGAAGCTCGAAGCGTACGAGTGCGGCATCGAGCCCACCCCCACGCCGGCCGGCGGCGGGCGCTTCCCCATCAAGTACTACCTGACGGCGATGCTCTTCATCGTCTTCGACATCGAGATCGTCTTCCTCTACCCCTGGGCCGTCTCCTTCGACGCCCTGGGGCTTTTCGGGCTCGTGGAGATGCTGCTCTTCGTGCTCACCGTCTTCGTCGCCTACGCGTACGTGTGGCGGCGCGGCGGCCTGGAATGGGACTGA
- a CDS encoding NADH-quinone oxidoreductase subunit D — protein MSTPSASPRETTEGAVYTVTGGDWDEVVQSAVKSDDERIIVNMGPQHPSTHGVLRLILEIDGETVTEARCGIGYLHTGIEKNLEYRTWTQGTTFVTRMDYLTPFYNETAYCLAVEKLLGITDEIPDRASVIRVLLMELNRMSSHLVAIATGGMELGATTIMIYGFRDRELILDIYELITGLRMNHAYIRPGGLAQDLPPGAVDQLREFVKKMKKNLPEYDKLATGNPIFKARMQDVGYLDLAGCMALGATGPILRSAGLPHDLRKTDPYCGYENYDFEIPTADTCDSYGRFLIRLEEMRQSLRIVEQCLDRLAPGPVMVGDKKIAWPAQLALGPDGLGNSLDHIKNIMGTSMEALIHHFKLVTEGFRVPPGQAYAAVESPKGELGVHAVSDGGTRPFRVHFRDPSFTNLQAMAAMCEGGQVADVIVAVASIDPVMGGVDR, from the coding sequence ATGTCTACTCCTTCTGCATCGCCCCGCGAGACCACCGAAGGTGCCGTCTACACGGTCACCGGCGGAGACTGGGACGAGGTCGTCCAGTCCGCGGTCAAGTCCGACGACGAGCGCATCATCGTCAACATGGGTCCCCAGCACCCCTCCACGCACGGCGTGCTGCGGCTGATCCTGGAGATCGACGGCGAGACGGTCACCGAGGCCCGCTGCGGCATCGGCTACCTGCACACGGGCATCGAGAAGAACCTCGAGTACCGGACGTGGACGCAGGGCACCACGTTCGTGACCCGCATGGACTACCTGACGCCGTTCTACAACGAGACGGCGTACTGCCTCGCCGTCGAGAAGCTGCTCGGCATCACCGACGAGATCCCCGACCGGGCCTCGGTCATCCGCGTGCTCCTCATGGAGCTGAACCGGATGTCCTCCCACCTCGTCGCCATCGCCACCGGCGGCATGGAGCTCGGCGCGACCACGATCATGATCTACGGCTTCCGTGATCGTGAACTGATTCTCGACATCTACGAGCTCATCACCGGCCTGCGCATGAACCACGCGTACATCCGGCCCGGCGGACTCGCCCAGGACCTGCCGCCCGGCGCGGTGGACCAGCTGCGCGAGTTCGTGAAGAAGATGAAGAAGAACCTGCCGGAGTACGACAAGCTCGCCACCGGCAACCCCATCTTCAAGGCCCGTATGCAGGACGTCGGCTACCTCGACCTGGCCGGCTGCATGGCCCTCGGTGCCACCGGACCGATCCTGCGCTCGGCGGGCCTGCCGCACGACCTGCGCAAGACCGACCCGTACTGCGGCTACGAGAACTACGACTTCGAGATCCCGACCGCCGACACCTGTGACTCCTACGGACGCTTCCTGATCCGCCTGGAGGAGATGCGCCAGTCGCTGCGCATCGTCGAGCAGTGCCTGGACCGGCTCGCCCCGGGCCCGGTCATGGTCGGCGACAAGAAGATCGCCTGGCCCGCCCAGCTGGCCCTCGGGCCCGACGGGCTCGGCAACTCGCTCGACCACATCAAGAACATCATGGGCACCTCCATGGAGGCCCTCATCCACCACTTCAAGCTGGTGACCGAGGGCTTCCGCGTCCCGCCGGGACAGGCGTACGCCGCCGTGGAGTCGCCCAAGGGCGAGCTCGGGGTGCACGCCGTGTCCGACGGCGGCACCCGCCCCTTCCGGGTCCACTTCCGCGACCCGTCCTTCACCAACCTGCAGGCCATGGCGGCGATGTGCGAGGGCGGCCAGGTCGCCGACGTCATCGTCGCCGTCGCCTCCATCGACCCCGTGATGGGAGGCGTCGACCGGTGA
- the nuoE gene encoding NADH-quinone oxidoreductase subunit NuoE — MTTSSSEQGVSLGMPQLPAPAYPDDVRARLEADAREIIARYPGSRSALLPMLHLVQAEEGHVTRTGMQFCADLLDLTTAEVTAVATFYTMYRRKPSGDYQVGVCTNTLCAVMGGDAIFETLQEHLGVGNNGTTEDGKITLEHIECNAACDFAPVVMVNWEFFDNQTPESATRLVDDLRAGAEVSPTRGASLCTFKETARILAGFPDAREGAVEAGGSAGPASLVGLRLAKGETPPARVVHPRAAAPEGEQPHEPSPTEHLSSHDAPQDTSASDPDHPAGPTAEEGE; from the coding sequence GTGACCACCAGTTCTTCGGAGCAGGGCGTCAGCCTGGGCATGCCGCAACTGCCCGCGCCCGCTTACCCGGACGACGTCCGCGCCCGCCTGGAGGCCGACGCGCGCGAGATCATCGCCCGCTACCCCGGCTCCCGCTCGGCGCTCCTGCCGATGCTGCACCTCGTGCAGGCGGAGGAGGGGCACGTCACGCGCACCGGCATGCAGTTCTGCGCCGACCTGCTCGACCTCACCACCGCCGAGGTCACCGCGGTCGCGACCTTCTACACGATGTACCGCAGGAAGCCGAGCGGCGACTACCAGGTCGGCGTCTGCACCAACACCCTGTGCGCGGTCATGGGCGGCGACGCCATCTTCGAGACGCTCCAGGAGCACCTCGGCGTCGGCAACAACGGCACCACCGAGGACGGCAAGATCACGCTGGAGCACATCGAGTGCAACGCCGCTTGTGATTTCGCTCCCGTGGTGATGGTCAACTGGGAGTTCTTCGACAACCAGACGCCGGAGTCCGCCACCCGGCTCGTCGACGACCTGCGCGCCGGCGCCGAGGTGTCGCCCACCCGCGGCGCCTCGCTGTGCACCTTCAAGGAGACCGCGCGCATCCTCGCCGGCTTCCCCGACGCGCGCGAGGGCGCCGTCGAGGCCGGCGGCAGCGCGGGCCCCGCCTCGCTCGTCGGCCTGCGCCTGGCCAAGGGCGAGACCCCGCCCGCCCGCGTGGTCCACCCGCGCGCGGCGGCGCCCGAGGGCGAACAGCCCCACGAGCCCTCGCCCACGGAACACCTGAGCTCGCACGACGCGCCGCAGGACACATCGGCCTCCGACCCCGACCACCCAGCGGGTCCGACCGCCGAGGAGGGGGAGTGA